A genomic segment from Aridibaculum aurantiacum encodes:
- a CDS encoding carboxymuconolactone decarboxylase family protein: MSKLVEEFNDYRERMNEVILGKNNLVMKRLWNLDTNTYDEGALDKKTKEMLGLVASMVLRCDDCIKYHLGKSYELGVTTEQMYEIFAVANIVGGTIVIPHTRRAAEYWEELQDASETTREI; this comes from the coding sequence ATGAGCAAACTGGTAGAGGAGTTCAACGACTATAGAGAACGCATGAACGAGGTGATACTAGGCAAAAACAACCTGGTGATGAAGCGCCTGTGGAACCTGGATACAAATACATACGACGAAGGTGCATTGGATAAGAAAACGAAAGAGATGCTGGGGCTGGTGGCTAGTATGGTACTTCGTTGCGATGATTGCATCAAATATCATTTAGGCAAAAGCTATGAGCTGGGCGTTACCACCGAACAGATGTACGAGATATTTGCCGTGGCTAATATTGTTGGCGGAACTATTGTTATTCCACACACACGCCGTGCGGCAGAGTATTGGGAAGAATTGCAAGATGCTTCGGAGACAACAAGAGAAATTTGA
- a CDS encoding Wzz/FepE/Etk N-terminal domain-containing protein, which yields MSQPSSEFNLAGVWQVIIRHRKIIATFVAVVVLLAALLLFFVLPKYYKSEAVIVATNPALADKSRLLNNNVQHLYSPYGNGDDLGRLLGIASMDTVYQQLVEQFKLEDYYEVSDTRGAEKAAVKALQDDVKLLKTENNELYISVTTKDRHLSSNIANRMVELIASTAERSWRKEYASSLTALQTRIEKEELELVALENMIRTGRTEGAQIALLSKRAALVEQLQQLYKASNEYQLAIDNQPAALVVMQHASPAVTHHKPRKGDVLVAVFLASLAFAVIAAVVYDRKWSS from the coding sequence ATGTCTCAACCCTCATCGGAGTTCAACCTGGCTGGCGTATGGCAGGTTATAATTCGCCACCGTAAAATCATTGCTACTTTCGTTGCTGTTGTGGTGCTGCTGGCAGCATTGCTGTTGTTTTTTGTTCTCCCTAAATATTACAAATCAGAAGCTGTAATTGTAGCTACCAATCCTGCTCTTGCTGATAAATCGAGGTTACTTAATAACAATGTACAGCACCTGTATTCGCCTTATGGCAATGGCGATGATCTCGGAAGATTGTTGGGCATAGCAAGTATGGATACTGTATACCAGCAGTTGGTAGAGCAGTTTAAACTGGAAGATTATTATGAAGTAAGTGATACACGAGGTGCTGAGAAGGCTGCTGTAAAGGCACTGCAGGATGATGTAAAACTGCTTAAGACAGAGAACAACGAATTGTATATCTCGGTTACTACCAAAGACCGTCACCTGTCTTCTAACATCGCCAACAGGATGGTAGAATTGATAGCCTCTACAGCAGAACGCTCCTGGCGAAAAGAATATGCTTCATCACTAACTGCTTTACAAACACGTATTGAAAAAGAAGAGTTGGAACTAGTTGCTTTGGAAAACATGATACGCACTGGCCGTACAGAGGGAGCACAAATTGCTTTATTAAGCAAGCGTGCAGCGCTTGTAGAGCAACTACAACAGCTATACAAAGCATCTAACGAATACCAATTGGCTATAGATAATCAACCTGCAGCGTTAGTTGTTATGCAGCATGCGTCTCCAGCTGTTACACATCATAAGCCGCGCAAAGGAGATGTGCTGGTAGCAGTGTTTTTAGCTTCTCTTGCTTTCGCTGTTATCGCCGCAGTGGTGTACGATCGTAAATGGTCTAGCTGA
- a CDS encoding O-antigen ligase family protein, with protein MLQLSLHKKFMIAAAIFIAAMVVAFLKEQPLFLLLPFAYVVAKPVWYVVVNKTHWLFYLLIFLLPLSTEYNFTPSLGIDFPDEPLMMLLTAAAILLFFHSPKKFPAAVLQHPLFFLLIIHLLWIATCCFYSTNTWLSIKFLLAKTWFIVPFVILPSMINWSNRRLKLLAYLLLLPMLFVVVQSIARHALYGFSFEGIKYTLSPFFRNHVNYSAMLVCLLPLAFVMRSAAKQQHRIIWNLALTIAMAGVVFAYARGAWLALFFGGAAAVILYFKWLKHVLILALAALIAASAWLVKDNNYLRFAHDFNTTVFHEDIGEHLSATVQLKDVSNAERFYRWVAAANMVPDKPIVGFGPNTFYQNYKRYTITQFRTWVSENPEHSTVHNYFLLTLVEQGVPGLVIFLLLFYSMLLHCEKLYHRHRRQVYKNLSLAIGVSLTMIGSLLLSSDLLETDKIGSLFWLSLGFIIVLQSKLHKQPV; from the coding sequence ATGCTTCAGCTGTCGTTGCATAAGAAGTTCATGATAGCCGCAGCAATATTCATTGCGGCAATGGTTGTAGCTTTTTTAAAGGAACAGCCGCTGTTTCTACTTTTACCTTTTGCTTATGTAGTGGCTAAGCCGGTGTGGTATGTTGTGGTTAATAAAACACATTGGCTGTTCTACCTGCTCATCTTCCTGCTTCCACTTTCTACTGAATATAATTTCACACCTTCACTGGGTATTGATTTTCCTGATGAACCGCTAATGATGCTGTTGACTGCTGCAGCTATACTTTTATTTTTTCATTCACCTAAAAAATTCCCTGCTGCTGTTTTACAGCACCCATTGTTTTTCTTACTAATAATCCACCTGCTATGGATCGCCACATGTTGTTTTTATTCTACCAATACATGGCTAAGTATAAAGTTTCTACTTGCAAAAACATGGTTCATTGTTCCGTTTGTTATTCTTCCTTCAATGATCAATTGGAGTAATAGACGGCTAAAGCTGTTAGCTTACCTGTTGCTTTTGCCGATGTTGTTTGTGGTGGTTCAGTCAATAGCACGACATGCTTTGTATGGCTTCTCATTCGAAGGTATCAAGTACACGCTATCTCCATTTTTCCGAAACCATGTTAACTATTCAGCAATGCTGGTTTGCCTGCTGCCACTGGCGTTTGTGATGCGGTCTGCAGCTAAACAGCAGCATAGAATAATATGGAATCTAGCTTTAACGATAGCTATGGCAGGAGTTGTTTTCGCATATGCTCGTGGTGCATGGTTAGCTTTATTTTTTGGCGGAGCCGCCGCTGTTATTCTTTATTTTAAATGGCTAAAGCATGTTTTGATTTTGGCTCTTGCTGCATTGATAGCTGCGTCTGCCTGGCTGGTGAAAGACAATAACTACCTGCGCTTCGCACACGATTTTAATACTACCGTTTTTCATGAAGATATTGGTGAACACTTATCTGCTACAGTGCAACTGAAAGATGTATCCAATGCAGAACGATTTTATAGGTGGGTAGCTGCGGCTAATATGGTTCCTGATAAACCAATAGTTGGTTTTGGTCCAAATACATTCTACCAGAACTATAAGCGCTATACAATAACCCAATTCCGTACATGGGTAAGTGAAAATCCTGAACACTCAACGGTTCATAATTATTTTCTGCTTACGCTTGTTGAGCAAGGTGTTCCCGGGCTCGTAATATTCTTACTTCTATTCTACAGCATGCTGCTTCATTGCGAAAAATTATATCATCGACACCGGCGGCAGGTTTATAAAAACCTGTCATTAGCCATTGGAGTATCATTGACCATGATAGGGAGCTTATTGCTCTCCAGTGATCTTTTGGAGACAGATAAAATAGGAAGTTTATTTTGGCTCAGCCTTGGGTTCATCATTGTATTGCAGTCAAAGCTTCATAAGCAGCCGGTGTAG
- a CDS encoding vanadium-dependent haloperoxidase, which yields MLRIFLAITALCLFLSSCRKYDDVVPSQPAASEFSSTVAIEWMEQYRQAVKNEGLNPPRASRFYAYAGIALYEAVLPGIPGNRSVEGQVPLLANLPKIASFTRLQYNIALNEAMYRVAKGLLPNASAATKNQLDALYKKYNDQLNTQVHETVKNDSREFGYMVAQSVLNRANKDGMAETTSMVYTVPGRTSNAANWAPTGAVLNPLEPFWGKVKCFAMLSSSECEEAQAIPFSSTPGSAFYNQAVEVYQVSQNLTQDQRNIAQWWADGAGTPTPPGHWVGIANQLAKEKNLPLAKTAEMHLMLGIGLADAFISCWDAKYKYNLLRPQTYIRDYLPGASSWSSFISTPPFPEYPSGHSVSSGAAAEILTGFFGNISFTDKTNTSMGLPARTYNSLRDAANEAAMSRLYGGIHYREGNENGVKQGKTVGEVVFKNIKLK from the coding sequence ATGTTAAGGATTTTCCTGGCAATCACTGCCCTCTGCTTATTTCTGTCCAGTTGTAGAAAGTACGATGACGTAGTACCAAGCCAGCCAGCTGCATCAGAATTTTCATCAACTGTAGCTATAGAATGGATGGAACAATATCGCCAGGCGGTAAAAAATGAAGGACTTAATCCTCCACGTGCTTCCAGATTTTATGCTTATGCTGGTATTGCTTTGTACGAAGCGGTACTACCAGGTATTCCAGGTAATAGGTCTGTAGAAGGACAAGTTCCATTGTTGGCTAATCTTCCTAAAATAGCTTCTTTTACCAGGTTACAATACAACATTGCTTTAAACGAGGCAATGTACAGGGTGGCAAAAGGACTTTTGCCAAATGCCAGCGCGGCTACCAAAAATCAACTGGATGCTTTGTACAAGAAGTACAACGATCAGCTGAATACGCAGGTGCATGAAACGGTAAAAAATGATTCACGCGAGTTTGGTTATATGGTAGCGCAATCAGTTCTGAACCGTGCCAACAAAGATGGTATGGCTGAAACTACCAGCATGGTCTATACAGTTCCAGGTAGAACCTCAAACGCTGCTAACTGGGCTCCTACAGGCGCTGTTCTTAACCCATTAGAGCCTTTTTGGGGTAAGGTAAAATGTTTTGCCATGCTTAGCAGTAGCGAGTGCGAAGAAGCACAGGCTATTCCCTTTAGCAGCACTCCGGGATCTGCTTTTTACAACCAGGCGGTAGAAGTATACCAGGTATCTCAAAATCTAACACAAGATCAAAGGAACATTGCCCAGTGGTGGGCTGATGGCGCTGGCACACCTACACCTCCGGGACACTGGGTAGGTATAGCCAATCAACTAGCAAAAGAAAAGAACCTGCCTTTAGCCAAAACAGCTGAAATGCACCTGATGCTGGGTATTGGTCTTGCTGATGCATTCATATCATGTTGGGATGCGAAGTACAAGTACAACCTGCTACGCCCACAAACATATATCCGCGACTACTTACCAGGTGCTTCTTCATGGTCTTCTTTTATTTCAACACCACCTTTCCCAGAGTATCCCTCAGGGCATTCAGTTTCGTCAGGCGCAGCGGCAGAAATACTTACCGGCTTCTTCGGAAATATCTCTTTTACCGATAAAACCAATACTAGCATGGGGCTGCCTGCACGCACTTATAATTCATTGCGTGATGCAGCTAACGAAGCGGCTATGTCAAGGCTTTACGGCGGTATACACTACAGGGAAGGAAACGAGAATGGCGTAAAACAAGGTAAAACAGTAGGGGAAGTAGTTTTCAAGAACATCAAGCTGAAATAG
- a CDS encoding MarR family winged helix-turn-helix transcriptional regulator: protein MSNNQFKRGELYSFITGMASTALARRLQKNFKQANIDITIEQWSVLYHLWKEDGLSQQELCLRTFRDKPSITRLVDNLEKLQLVKRVASSDDRRINLIYLTDKANELQEVTLEMANQTLNEALEGVSKANIEMCKAVLQKVYDNLK from the coding sequence ATGTCAAACAACCAATTTAAGCGAGGAGAGCTATACAGCTTTATAACTGGTATGGCTTCTACAGCACTAGCACGGAGATTACAGAAAAATTTCAAACAGGCGAACATTGACATAACCATAGAGCAGTGGAGCGTATTGTACCACCTGTGGAAAGAAGACGGTTTGAGCCAGCAAGAGCTTTGCCTGCGTACGTTCAGGGATAAGCCGAGCATAACTAGGCTGGTTGATAATCTTGAGAAGCTGCAATTGGTAAAGCGTGTAGCCTCTTCTGATGACAGAAGGATTAACCTGATATACCTAACAGATAAAGCGAACGAGCTGCAGGAAGTAACACTGGAGATGGCTAATCAAACGCTGAATGAGGCGCTGGAAGGTGTAAGTAAAGCGAATATTGAAATGTGTAAAGCTGTATTGCAGAAGGTATATGACAACCTAAAATAG
- a CDS encoding 2-oxoacid:ferredoxin oxidoreductase subunit beta, giving the protein MSTITQIAPTTLTAKDFATDQEVRWCPGCGDYSILAQVQKIMPGIGVPKENIVIISGIGCSSRFPYYMNTYGMHSIHGRATAIASGLKASRPELSVWIVTGDGDSLSIGGNHTIHLLRRNFDVNVLMFNNQIYGLTKGQYSPTSESNKVTKSTPYGSIDHPFNPLALALGADGTFIARSMDRDPKHLQTMLTRSHQHRGASFLEIYQNCNIFNDGAFEIFTEKSSKPEEVLFLEHGKPLIFGATQNKGIKLDGFQPVVVELGNGVTADDLWVHDERDFYKAQILVRMFDDPQKSGGHYPRPFGVFYENDRACYEDVMQMQIEETIATKGEGDLDKLLRGKEVWEIN; this is encoded by the coding sequence ATGTCTACGATAACACAAATTGCTCCTACAACCCTTACGGCTAAAGACTTTGCAACAGACCAGGAAGTGCGCTGGTGCCCGGGTTGCGGCGATTACTCAATACTTGCACAGGTTCAGAAGATAATGCCTGGGATTGGTGTTCCTAAAGAAAATATTGTCATCATTAGCGGAATTGGCTGTAGCAGCCGTTTCCCATACTATATGAATACGTACGGAATGCATAGCATTCATGGTCGTGCTACAGCGATAGCCAGTGGGTTAAAAGCAAGCAGGCCTGAGCTGAGTGTTTGGATAGTAACCGGTGATGGCGATAGCTTAAGCATTGGTGGAAATCATACTATCCATTTGCTGCGCAGAAACTTTGATGTGAACGTCCTGATGTTCAACAACCAGATCTATGGCCTTACCAAGGGACAGTATTCACCTACCAGCGAATCAAATAAGGTAACTAAAAGCACTCCATACGGAAGTATCGATCATCCCTTTAATCCACTTGCTTTAGCATTGGGCGCTGATGGAACTTTCATAGCACGCAGCATGGACCGTGATCCAAAGCACCTGCAAACAATGCTTACCCGCAGCCACCAACATAGAGGTGCTTCTTTTCTTGAGATCTACCAGAACTGTAACATCTTTAATGATGGTGCATTTGAAATATTCACTGAGAAATCAAGCAAGCCTGAAGAAGTGCTGTTTCTTGAGCATGGCAAGCCATTGATCTTTGGTGCTACGCAAAACAAGGGTATTAAGCTGGATGGCTTTCAGCCAGTGGTGGTTGAGCTAGGAAATGGTGTAACCGCTGATGACCTATGGGTACACGACGAACGTGATTTTTATAAAGCACAGATACTGGTGCGTATGTTTGATGATCCACAGAAATCTGGTGGTCACTATCCAAGACCTTTTGGCGTGTTCTACGAAAACGACAGGGCGTGCTACGAGGATGTGATGCAGATGCAGATAGAGGAAACCATTGCTACCAAAGGCGAAGGTGACCTGGATAAACTACTGCGTGGTAAGGAGGTTTGGGAGATCAATTAA
- a CDS encoding Lrp/AsnC ligand binding domain-containing protein, whose amino-acid sequence MAAKFNLDKLDYQIIYEMMETAEISYADLGKKLYVSGGTIHVRIKKLQEMGIVKGTRLNVDLKLLGYDVIAFIGIYLEKSSLYDVVVKELTKIPQIVRLNYTTGNYSMFAEIVCKDINQLRHVLHDELQKIKGIERTETFISLEESFNRNVVVTNQ is encoded by the coding sequence ATGGCTGCTAAATTTAATCTTGACAAACTCGACTACCAGATCATTTATGAAATGATGGAAACAGCCGAGATTTCTTATGCTGACCTTGGAAAGAAACTGTATGTTTCGGGCGGTACCATTCATGTGCGCATTAAAAAGCTACAGGAAATGGGCATCGTTAAAGGTACACGTCTCAATGTAGACCTGAAGCTTTTAGGCTACGATGTGATTGCCTTCATAGGTATCTACCTCGAGAAAAGTTCGTTGTACGACGTTGTTGTAAAAGAGCTGACGAAGATCCCGCAGATCGTGCGGTTAAATTATACCACGGGCAATTATAGCATGTTTGCTGAAATTGTTTGTAAAGATATCAACCAGCTGCGCCATGTGTTGCACGATGAACTGCAAAAGATAAAAGGCATAGAACGAACCGAAACATTTATCTCGCTTGAAGAAAGCTTCAACAGAAATGTAGTGGTTACCAACCAGTAA
- a CDS encoding acyl-CoA dehydrogenase family protein, translating into MSTSTQNAQSLKGGEWLIKEASPFETFIPEDFNEEQKMVKEMCLSFLENEVIPVLDRIDQLEEGLMPSLVAKAGEQGLLGVSMPEDLGGLGKDFITSTLVNEGLGGGFSFSVAVSAHTGIGTLPILYFGTEEQKQKYVPKLATGEWKGAYGLTEPNSGSDALGAKTTARLSEDGKHYLLNGQKVWITNGGFADVYTVFAKVDGNQFTAFIVERGTEGFTNGPEEHKMGIKGSSTVQLYFQDAKVPVENVLGEIGKGHIIAFNILNIGRLKLCAAALGGSRRALNTSIEYALTREQFKQPISNFGAIQHKLAEMAIQTWVCETALYRTAKWIDDKETELVNSGKPFNEALLGAAEEFAIECAMLKVYGSEVLDFVVDEGVQIHGGNGYSDEYIISKAYRDSRINRIYEGTNEINRLLTVDMVLKRAMKGRLDLMGPAMSVQKELMSIPDFGSGEEEAFSKELKAIANFKKAILMTAGAAVQKLMMQIEHEQEILMNIADMAIETFNAESALLRVMKLAESKGEAAIQYEMDMMKVYLTDAADKINKYGKDAVNAFASGDEQRMMLLGIKRFTKVEAYNTKDARRRIAAKLISDGRYPY; encoded by the coding sequence ATGAGCACTAGCACGCAAAATGCCCAAAGCCTGAAAGGCGGTGAGTGGCTTATAAAAGAAGCTTCGCCGTTTGAAACCTTCATACCTGAAGATTTCAATGAAGAGCAAAAGATGGTAAAAGAAATGTGTCTTTCTTTTCTTGAGAATGAAGTGATACCGGTACTTGATCGCATAGATCAATTGGAAGAAGGTCTGATGCCTTCGTTGGTTGCCAAAGCCGGTGAGCAAGGTTTGCTGGGTGTTTCAATGCCTGAAGACCTTGGTGGATTAGGAAAAGATTTCATTACCTCTACTTTGGTGAACGAAGGACTGGGTGGCGGTTTCTCTTTTTCAGTTGCTGTTTCTGCGCATACAGGTATTGGTACGTTGCCCATATTATATTTTGGTACTGAAGAGCAAAAGCAGAAGTATGTGCCCAAGCTTGCTACAGGAGAATGGAAAGGTGCATATGGATTAACAGAACCGAATAGTGGAAGTGATGCCCTGGGCGCAAAAACAACAGCCCGTTTATCTGAAGATGGTAAGCACTACCTGCTGAATGGTCAGAAAGTTTGGATCACCAATGGAGGCTTTGCGGATGTTTACACCGTATTTGCTAAAGTAGATGGTAACCAGTTCACCGCATTCATTGTAGAAAGAGGCACAGAAGGATTTACTAATGGACCTGAAGAACATAAGATGGGCATCAAAGGATCTTCTACTGTTCAGCTGTACTTCCAAGATGCCAAAGTACCGGTAGAAAATGTGCTCGGTGAAATTGGCAAAGGGCACATCATTGCATTTAATATTTTGAACATTGGCAGGTTGAAATTGTGTGCTGCGGCTTTGGGTGGTTCAAGAAGAGCATTGAATACCTCCATAGAATATGCACTTACCCGTGAACAGTTCAAGCAGCCGATCAGCAACTTTGGAGCTATACAGCACAAGCTGGCTGAGATGGCTATCCAGACATGGGTTTGTGAAACTGCACTCTACAGAACAGCAAAATGGATAGATGATAAGGAAACAGAATTGGTGAACAGTGGCAAGCCTTTCAACGAAGCATTGCTAGGTGCAGCGGAAGAATTTGCTATAGAATGTGCCATGCTGAAAGTCTATGGCAGCGAGGTGCTGGACTTTGTAGTGGATGAAGGCGTACAGATACATGGTGGCAATGGCTATAGCGATGAATACATTATTAGCAAAGCCTACCGCGATAGCCGCATCAACAGGATATACGAAGGCACCAACGAGATCAATCGTTTACTTACTGTAGATATGGTACTGAAGCGCGCAATGAAAGGCAGGCTTGACCTGATGGGTCCTGCTATGAGTGTGCAGAAGGAGCTGATGAGCATACCTGATTTTGGAAGTGGAGAAGAGGAAGCTTTCTCAAAAGAACTGAAAGCTATAGCCAACTTCAAGAAAGCCATATTGATGACAGCCGGTGCTGCTGTTCAAAAGCTGATGATGCAGATAGAGCACGAGCAGGAGATACTGATGAATATTGCTGATATGGCAATTGAAACCTTCAATGCTGAAAGCGCACTGTTGCGGGTCATGAAGCTGGCTGAAAGCAAGGGTGAAGCAGCTATCCAGTACGAAATGGACATGATGAAAGTATACTTGACAGATGCTGCTGATAAGATAAATAAGTATGGTAAAGACGCTGTGAATGCATTTGCCAGCGGCGATGAACAGCGAATGATGCTACTAGGTATTAAGCGTTTCACTAAAGTGGAAGCATACAATACCAAAGATGCAAGAAGAAGAATAGCTGCTAAGTTGATCAGCGACGGCAGGTATCCATACTAG
- a CDS encoding glycosyltransferase family 2 protein, protein MVLIIILIIAAVFTIGYAVLIETYRRWFLQVPLFRAHQQHVPRTSFSVIIPARNEEEQIEACLLSVLQQNYPSPLFEVILVDDHSTDNTAAIATSLQHQYPNLKVLKLAELLDQKSLNSYKKKAIDTAIQYSSKEWIVTTDADCIVHTNWLKTLDAFIQQQQPVFVAAPVAFTNTGSFVSRFQFLDFMSLQGITAAAVHKKFHSMCNGANLAYSKKAFYEVGGFKGIDTIASGDDMLLMHKIYKKHPSQVGFLLSKEAIVETAPMHTWSAFFNQRIRWASKADKFDDKRIFSVLLFIYLYNFFFLALLVMSLWWQVMLLVWLALIALKTLVELRLVIPVARFFNAMPLLWWFPVMQPFHIGYTIIAGWLGKFGKYTWKGRSVK, encoded by the coding sequence ATGGTGCTAATTATCATTCTTATCATTGCTGCTGTTTTTACTATAGGTTATGCTGTACTGATAGAAACATACCGGCGCTGGTTCTTACAAGTTCCGCTGTTCCGGGCACACCAGCAGCACGTACCGAGAACTTCTTTTTCAGTTATTATTCCTGCACGAAATGAAGAAGAGCAAATTGAAGCATGCTTGCTTTCTGTATTACAACAAAACTATCCTTCACCACTTTTTGAAGTGATACTGGTTGATGATCACTCTACTGATAATACTGCTGCCATAGCTACATCTCTGCAGCATCAGTATCCTAATCTTAAGGTGCTAAAGCTTGCTGAACTACTGGACCAGAAGTCGCTAAACAGTTATAAGAAAAAAGCTATTGATACGGCAATTCAATATTCTTCAAAAGAATGGATAGTAACAACCGACGCAGATTGTATAGTTCATACCAATTGGCTTAAAACGTTGGATGCATTTATACAGCAGCAGCAACCGGTGTTTGTGGCGGCACCTGTTGCATTTACCAATACAGGTTCATTTGTGTCCCGTTTCCAGTTTCTTGATTTTATGAGCCTGCAAGGCATAACTGCGGCTGCGGTGCATAAGAAGTTTCACAGCATGTGCAATGGAGCAAACCTTGCTTACAGTAAAAAAGCATTTTATGAAGTGGGCGGCTTTAAAGGCATTGACACCATAGCCAGTGGTGACGATATGTTACTCATGCACAAGATCTACAAAAAGCATCCTTCACAAGTAGGTTTTCTTCTATCAAAAGAAGCCATAGTAGAAACCGCTCCTATGCATACATGGAGCGCCTTCTTCAACCAAAGAATCAGGTGGGCCAGCAAAGCAGATAAGTTTGATGACAAACGAATATTTAGCGTGCTGCTGTTCATCTACCTGTACAACTTCTTCTTTCTTGCATTACTTGTTATGAGCCTTTGGTGGCAGGTAATGCTGTTAGTATGGCTGGCACTTATTGCTTTAAAAACTTTGGTAGAACTGCGCCTTGTGATTCCTGTAGCCCGCTTCTTCAATGCTATGCCTTTGCTCTGGTGGTTCCCGGTGATGCAGCCGTTTCACATTGGCTATACCATCATTGCTGGTTGGCTGGGTAAATTTGGAAAATACACCTGGAAAGGAAGAAGCGTGAAATAA
- a CDS encoding cupin-like domain-containing protein yields MQLQPVDVVKNISPDTFRSAYYSPKKPLVIKDLSKQWPAYSKWNWDHFKTLVGEKKVALYNNVKSDAYTPINTADDYKTFGEYIDMITTGPAAWRIFLFNIFDHAPELTNDFTWPEDLMKGFVKKYPMLFVGGKSSITHMHFDIDLSHILHTQFVGRKRVLLFPYEEQHKLYRKPFEVLSMADFSNYYQNNGTPNYTEFPALKQAKGYEVILEHGDTLFMPAGYWHHMEYLDSGFAMSLRAMQSSLSGKMHGVWNLFGMRGIDTVMKKTAPIQWYNWKKKKIYKKANEALAQS; encoded by the coding sequence ATGCAATTACAACCCGTTGATGTTGTAAAAAACATCTCACCCGACACCTTCAGATCTGCATATTATTCTCCTAAAAAACCGCTGGTTATAAAGGATCTTTCAAAGCAGTGGCCGGCATACAGCAAGTGGAACTGGGACCATTTTAAAACGCTTGTTGGCGAGAAGAAAGTAGCTCTTTACAACAACGTGAAGAGCGATGCATATACTCCTATCAACACGGCAGATGACTATAAAACATTTGGTGAGTACATAGACATGATAACCACCGGACCTGCAGCGTGGAGGATCTTTCTTTTCAACATTTTCGACCATGCACCAGAGCTTACAAATGACTTTACATGGCCTGAAGACCTGATGAAAGGTTTTGTAAAGAAATACCCGATGCTGTTTGTTGGTGGCAAGTCAAGCATCACGCACATGCATTTCGATATCGATCTTTCGCATATACTGCATACGCAGTTCGTAGGAAGAAAACGCGTTTTGTTGTTTCCTTACGAAGAGCAACACAAGCTATACAGGAAGCCATTTGAAGTACTTAGCATGGCTGACTTTTCTAACTACTACCAAAACAACGGCACACCTAACTATACTGAGTTTCCTGCACTAAAACAGGCGAAAGGTTACGAAGTAATACTAGAGCACGGAGATACTTTGTTCATGCCTGCAGGATATTGGCATCATATGGAATACCTGGATAGTGGCTTTGCCATGAGCCTGCGCGCTATGCAGTCTAGCCTATCCGGAAAAATGCACGGTGTATGGAACCTGTTTGGTATGCGGGGAATTGATACAGTGATGAAGAAAACTGCTCCCATACAATGGTACAACTGGAAGAAAAAGAAGATATACAAAAAGGCAAATGAAGCCCTTGCACAATCTTAA
- a CDS encoding alpha/beta fold hydrolase, which yields MNSFYIQHTHSDFHYRKYGSGQKLVFAFHGYGRDSYTFYFLEKHLGKTHTIIAIDLPFHGLTEWDKELTFHPEYLVQVIQEIRKQQDKLNEQFVLMGFSMGGRIALHLAQIMHKHVDRLVLVAPDGLKVNFWHWLATRTWGGNKLMHHTINHPQWLQKTLGFAERTGMITKSIAGFVHYYVDDEEQRLILFRRWTTMRKFVPNLTKLKRLIKKQKMQVRMLFGKHDKVILYTGGQHFIQGIEDLARVRIIESGHNLLHEFHGRQIASMFTD from the coding sequence ATGAATAGTTTTTACATTCAACATACGCATTCAGATTTTCACTACCGCAAGTATGGAAGTGGTCAAAAGCTGGTGTTTGCTTTTCATGGCTATGGCCGCGATAGTTATACTTTTTACTTTCTTGAAAAACATCTTGGAAAAACGCATACTATCATTGCTATTGATCTACCATTTCATGGTCTTACAGAATGGGATAAGGAGCTGACGTTTCACCCGGAGTACCTGGTACAGGTAATACAAGAAATAAGAAAACAGCAGGACAAACTGAACGAACAATTTGTACTGATGGGCTTTAGCATGGGAGGAAGAATTGCACTGCACCTGGCGCAGATCATGCACAAGCATGTAGACAGGCTGGTACTGGTAGCGCCCGATGGATTGAAAGTAAACTTCTGGCACTGGCTGGCTACACGAACATGGGGAGGAAACAAGCTGATGCACCATACTATCAATCATCCGCAGTGGCTGCAGAAAACGCTTGGCTTTGCCGAACGTACAGGCATGATAACAAAAAGCATTGCAGGCTTTGTTCACTATTATGTAGATGACGAGGAGCAACGGCTTATACTATTTCGCCGCTGGACCACCATGCGAAAGTTTGTACCTAACCTAACCAAACTAAAGCGGCTTATAAAGAAGCAAAAGATGCAGGTGAGAATGTTGTTTGGTAAACACGACAAGGTTATTTTATACACCGGCGGACAGCATTTCATACAAGGCATAGAAGACCTTGCAAGAGTGCGCATCATTGAGTCGGGACACAACCTGCTACACGAGTTTCATGGCAGGCAGATAGCAAGCATGTTCACTGATTAA